From the Anaerolineales bacterium genome, one window contains:
- a CDS encoding DUF1801 domain-containing protein has translation MVSSKAATVEGYLNELPEGRREAISAVRQVILDNLPAGYEEGMLYGMIAYYIPLKDFPDTYNGQPLGHVGLASQKNYMALYLNSVYSDAAAEKWFRERYQASGKKLDMGKSCVRFKKLADLPLELVGETVAMTPPEKLLTFYKQPQITARRKK, from the coding sequence ATGGTCAGCAGCAAAGCGGCAACCGTGGAAGGGTATCTCAACGAATTGCCTGAAGGCCGCCGGGAGGCGATCTCCGCGGTTCGCCAGGTTATTTTAGACAACCTGCCCGCCGGCTATGAGGAAGGTATGCTCTACGGCATGATCGCATACTACATCCCGCTGAAGGATTTCCCGGATACGTACAATGGCCAGCCGCTTGGCCATGTCGGGTTGGCTTCGCAAAAAAATTATATGGCTTTGTACTTGAACAGCGTGTACAGTGATGCAGCGGCGGAGAAGTGGTTCAGGGAACGTTACCAAGCCAGCGGCAAGAAGCTGGATATGGGTAAATCCTGCGTACGTTTCAAGAAACTGGCTGATCTGCCATTGGAACTTGTCGGCGAGACTGTGGCAATGACGCCGCCGGAAAAACTCCTGACCTTCTACAAGCAGCCACAGATAACGGCCCGGAGAAAGAAATAA
- a CDS encoding YegP family protein: MAKFVIELGKGGYRFNLLAGNNEPILHSETYTNKAGAKRGIASVQKHAGDDKNYQRKTAKNGAPYFNLRARNNKVIGTSEMYSGTSAMENGVKAVKEAAKKASVEDRSK, translated from the coding sequence ATGGCTAAATTTGTAATCGAACTGGGTAAAGGCGGGTATCGCTTCAACCTGCTGGCTGGCAACAACGAACCCATCCTGCACAGCGAGACCTACACCAACAAAGCCGGCGCCAAGCGCGGCATCGCTTCCGTGCAAAAGCACGCAGGTGACGACAAGAACTACCAGCGCAAAACCGCCAAGAACGGTGCGCCCTACTTCAACCTGCGCGCCCGCAACAATAAGGTGATCGGTACCAGCGAAATGTATTCCGGGACCTCTGCGATGGAAAATGGCGTTAAAGCTGTGAAAGAAGCCGCCAAGAAAGCCAGCGTAGAAGACCGTAGCAAGTAA
- the ligD gene encoding DNA ligase D: protein MARPSDKLTEYRQKRDFQATNEPTGAAEFAAPGALRFVVQKHDATRLHYDVRLEVDGVLKSWAVPEGPSTDPQVKRLAVETEDHPMEYLTFEGVIPKGQYGAGPIIVWDSGTYTNIRGDKRKPFSMQESYEQGLIEVRLSGEKLRGAYALVRTKFRDAENSWLMVKMKDSEADPERDLVSEFPQSIKSGKTIEELWEESERAAMPPALRDVPEALRPKLRAAPYPGWLAPMLATAADKPFERPNWLYEQKLDGQRCLVYRKGDQVQLISRNQLLITSQYPELVAALLEQGHGDFVLDAEIVAFDNGRPSFEMMQQRMHVQKPKKELLKEVPVFLYAFDVLYYEGYSTTALPQIERKHVLERMLEYRDPLRYTQHQTGGGLQLLAQACKEGLEGIIAKDANAAYQHRRSPLWLKFKCVRQQEMVVGGYTEGKAGMRGFGSLLVGYYPPGETKLQFAGGVGTGFSDGGIRDIAAQLDHLASDENPFAPDELLPKSGVHWVKPVLVAQVGYGEWTSANKMRHPRFLGLRNDIDPQQVTRETAGPEPEWADDEASPAKRGSLNTDTTRIVDGHKIKLTNLDKALYPDGITKGEVIDYYERVAPFILPHIQDRPLNLERFPNGIGTKGFYHKETPDYFPKYIDLVEVKVSDTETQMQSMANNAASLVYLAQMAALTLHHWLSRAQHLEHPDKIVFDLDPSTEDGWEVVRSGAADLRNMLAEMGLPSFLMATGSRGLHVAVPLQPEHEYEAITLFAKAVCRKLEREDSKFTTQFRKEKRKGRVFLDHLRNRYGHTSVAPYTLRAKPGAPVAAPLSWDELDNPDLTSQSFTIANIFSRLEQGGDPWKDFFKFKAPLPGFEMIQKVLG from the coding sequence GTGGCCCGCCCCTCTGACAAACTCACTGAATATCGCCAAAAGCGCGACTTTCAGGCCACCAACGAGCCTACTGGTGCGGCAGAATTTGCCGCACCGGGGGCTTTGCGTTTTGTAGTGCAGAAGCACGACGCCACCCGCTTGCACTACGATGTACGCTTGGAAGTGGACGGCGTGCTCAAGTCTTGGGCGGTGCCGGAAGGGCCGTCGACCGATCCGCAAGTGAAGCGGCTGGCGGTGGAGACCGAAGACCACCCGATGGAATACCTGACCTTTGAGGGCGTGATCCCCAAAGGCCAGTATGGGGCTGGCCCGATCATTGTCTGGGACAGTGGCACCTACACCAATATCCGCGGAGACAAGCGCAAACCGTTCAGCATGCAAGAGTCGTATGAGCAGGGCTTGATCGAAGTGCGACTGAGCGGCGAAAAACTGCGCGGGGCCTATGCCCTGGTGCGCACCAAATTCCGAGATGCCGAAAACAGCTGGCTGATGGTCAAGATGAAGGACAGCGAAGCGGACCCGGAGCGCGATCTGGTCAGTGAGTTCCCCCAATCGATCAAGAGCGGCAAGACGATCGAAGAGCTGTGGGAGGAGAGCGAGCGGGCGGCCATGCCCCCTGCTTTGCGCGATGTGCCGGAGGCGCTGCGGCCCAAGCTGCGCGCGGCGCCGTACCCCGGCTGGCTGGCGCCGATGCTGGCCACCGCCGCCGACAAACCCTTTGAACGCCCCAACTGGCTGTATGAGCAAAAACTGGACGGCCAGCGCTGCCTGGTCTACCGCAAGGGAGACCAAGTGCAGCTGATCTCGCGCAATCAGCTGCTGATCACCAGCCAGTACCCAGAGCTGGTGGCGGCACTGCTGGAGCAGGGGCATGGGGATTTTGTGCTGGATGCCGAGATCGTGGCCTTTGACAACGGCCGGCCCAGCTTCGAAATGATGCAGCAGCGCATGCATGTGCAGAAGCCTAAAAAGGAACTGCTGAAAGAGGTGCCCGTCTTCCTATATGCCTTCGATGTGCTTTATTACGAAGGTTATAGCACCACAGCCCTGCCGCAAATTGAGCGCAAGCATGTGCTGGAGAGGATGCTGGAGTATCGCGACCCGCTGCGTTACACCCAACACCAGACCGGCGGCGGCCTGCAGCTGCTGGCGCAGGCCTGCAAGGAGGGTCTGGAAGGCATCATTGCCAAGGACGCCAATGCGGCTTACCAGCACCGCCGCTCGCCCCTGTGGCTTAAGTTCAAATGTGTGCGCCAGCAGGAAATGGTGGTGGGCGGATATACGGAAGGCAAGGCCGGCATGCGCGGTTTTGGTTCGCTGTTGGTGGGTTACTACCCGCCCGGGGAAACCAAACTGCAGTTTGCCGGCGGGGTGGGCACGGGCTTCAGCGATGGGGGCATCCGGGATATTGCTGCGCAACTGGATCACCTGGCCAGTGATGAGAACCCTTTTGCGCCCGACGAACTGCTGCCCAAAAGCGGCGTGCACTGGGTGAAACCAGTCCTGGTGGCCCAGGTGGGTTATGGTGAATGGACTAGCGCCAACAAAATGCGCCACCCGCGCTTTTTGGGACTGCGCAATGACATTGACCCGCAACAGGTCACGCGTGAGACGGCGGGCCCAGAGCCGGAGTGGGCCGACGATGAGGCAAGCCCTGCCAAACGCGGCAGCCTGAACACTGACACCACGCGCATTGTGGACGGGCACAAGATCAAGCTGACCAATCTGGATAAGGCGCTCTACCCCGACGGAATCACCAAGGGCGAAGTGATTGACTATTACGAGCGCGTTGCACCTTTCATACTGCCGCATATCCAAGATCGGCCGCTGAATTTGGAGCGTTTCCCTAACGGGATCGGCACCAAGGGCTTTTACCACAAAGAAACGCCAGACTATTTCCCCAAATATATAGACCTGGTCGAAGTCAAGGTGTCTGACACCGAAACCCAGATGCAGAGCATGGCCAACAACGCGGCCAGCCTGGTCTACCTGGCGCAGATGGCGGCCCTGACGCTGCACCACTGGCTGAGCCGCGCCCAGCACCTGGAGCACCCAGACAAGATCGTCTTTGACCTAGACCCGTCCACCGAGGACGGTTGGGAGGTGGTGCGTTCCGGGGCGGCGGACCTGCGCAACATGCTGGCCGAGATGGGTCTGCCCTCCTTCTTGATGGCGACCGGCTCACGCGGTTTGCATGTGGCCGTGCCGTTGCAGCCGGAGCATGAGTATGAGGCGATCACCTTGTTTGCTAAGGCGGTCTGCCGCAAGTTGGAGCGCGAGGACAGCAAGTTCACCACCCAGTTCCGCAAAGAGAAGCGCAAAGGTCGCGTGTTCCTGGACCATTTGCGCAACCGTTACGGGCACACCAGCGTGGCGCCTTACACGCTGCGCGCCAAGCCGGGTGCGCCGGTGGCTGCGCCGCTGTCCTGGGATGAGCTGGACAACCCTGATCTGACCTCCCAGTCCTTCACAATCGCCAATATCTTTTCCCGCCTGGAGCAGGGCGGCGATCCGTGGAAGGATTTCTTCAAGTTCAAGGCCCCGCTGCCTGGGTTTGAGATGATCCAGAAGGTGTTGGGTTAG
- a CDS encoding MurR/RpiR family transcriptional regulator — protein sequence MAATYAERIRAARPGLSKSFQRLADYILDSYVHAALMTASELAHAVDVDSATVVRFAQALSYSGFPELQAEIKARVIQDLMLRPRESVKPDSLPALTDTAFKDLSETMERRRRMLDPEPLEQLLTALKSAGRVLLLADSQGQFILGELARLLRAVGMVCLPLPSDERSLAASLAAALPSDFLFIIDMTDQGETIPAALAWAKTAGMPSAALVGSASFAAAQRASIVIEVQSQEQSDNAPVVLSAMVYTIGRALRWRFADEYKQMQSKVERAQKRLAAARVGKA from the coding sequence ATGGCTGCGACCTATGCAGAGCGGATTCGCGCTGCCCGCCCGGGGCTCTCCAAGAGCTTTCAGCGGCTGGCTGATTATATACTGGATTCTTACGTGCACGCCGCGCTGATGACGGCCTCAGAACTGGCCCATGCGGTGGACGTCGACTCTGCCACGGTGGTGCGCTTCGCCCAAGCGCTCAGCTATTCCGGCTTCCCTGAACTTCAGGCCGAAATTAAGGCGCGCGTGATTCAAGACCTGATGTTGCGGCCCAGGGAGAGCGTCAAGCCAGACAGCCTGCCGGCGCTCACCGATACGGCTTTTAAGGACCTCAGCGAAACTATGGAGCGCCGCCGGCGTATGCTGGACCCCGAGCCCTTGGAGCAGCTGCTGACCGCGCTCAAGTCAGCTGGGCGCGTGCTGTTGCTGGCGGACTCGCAAGGCCAATTCATCTTGGGTGAGCTGGCGCGTTTGCTGCGGGCAGTGGGCATGGTTTGCTTGCCGCTGCCCAGCGATGAACGCAGCCTGGCTGCCAGCCTGGCCGCTGCGCTCCCCAGTGATTTTTTGTTCATCATTGATATGACTGACCAGGGCGAAACCATCCCGGCCGCGCTGGCCTGGGCCAAAACAGCCGGGATGCCCAGCGCGGCCCTGGTGGGCAGCGCCTCATTTGCGGCTGCCCAGCGAGCCAGCATCGTGATCGAGGTGCAAAGCCAGGAGCAAAGCGACAATGCCCCCGTGGTGTTGTCCGCCATGGTGTATACCATTGGCAGGGCGCTGCGTTGGCGTTTTGCCGATGAGTACAAGCAAATGCAATCCAAAGTGGAAAGGGCCCAAAAACGCCTGGCCGCGGCCAGAGTGGGCAAAGCATAA
- a CDS encoding fumarylacetoacetate hydrolase family protein: MQIIRFSQAGGAPQYGWLLDDKVGLIEGSPFAAFRRDEADIELEKVDLLSPVEPSKIICVGRNYVAHAQEHDVDVPEVPLLFLKPPSSIVGPGGTIFLPPQTQRVEHEAELAVVIGQRSRWLNPETAKAAILGYTIANDVTARDLQRRDGQWTRGKGFDTFCPVGPWIETDFDPADAVVTCNVNGELRQMGSTRDMVFPVLQLIAYASSVMTLEPGDILLTGTPAGVGPLVDGDELVSSIEGLGELRNPVRAEPPH; the protein is encoded by the coding sequence ATGCAGATTATTCGTTTTTCCCAGGCGGGCGGGGCGCCGCAGTATGGCTGGCTCTTGGATGACAAGGTCGGCCTGATCGAGGGCAGTCCGTTTGCCGCTTTCCGGCGCGACGAAGCGGACATTGAGTTAGAGAAAGTGGACTTGCTCTCTCCGGTTGAGCCCAGCAAGATCATTTGTGTGGGGCGTAATTACGTGGCCCATGCCCAGGAGCATGATGTGGATGTGCCCGAAGTGCCGCTTCTGTTCCTCAAGCCGCCGTCTTCCATTGTAGGGCCGGGCGGCACCATCTTTTTGCCGCCGCAGACCCAGCGGGTGGAGCATGAGGCTGAGTTGGCCGTGGTCATCGGCCAGCGCAGCCGCTGGCTCAACCCGGAGACGGCCAAGGCCGCCATCCTGGGTTACACGATCGCCAATGACGTCACGGCGCGTGACTTGCAGCGCCGCGATGGGCAATGGACGCGTGGCAAAGGCTTCGACACTTTTTGCCCGGTTGGCCCTTGGATCGAGACGGATTTTGACCCTGCGGATGCGGTGGTGACCTGCAATGTCAATGGGGAATTGCGCCAAATGGGCTCTACGCGGGACATGGTCTTCCCCGTGCTGCAATTGATTGCCTATGCCTCTTCTGTAATGACCCTGGAGCCGGGCGACATTTTGCTCACAGGCACTCCGGCTGGGGTGGGGCCGCTTGTCGATGGTGATGAGCTGGTCAGCAGCATCGAGGGGTTGGGTGAGCTGCGCAACCCGGTGCGCGCCGAGCCGCCGCACTGA
- a CDS encoding Ku protein encodes MPKAKDSEEKSSKEKGQKKAAGGARAIWSGAIAFGLINIPIKLFSATQEYQISFNQLRRGDLSRIKYLRVAANDGQEVPYEDIIKGYEIEEDVYVVIDEEDIKQASPKKTQSVEILTFTDEAEIDSIYFEKPYYTAPDKTSARAYVLLREALKASKKVAVCKFILRTKENLAILKAEGDALILNQIRFQSEIREREHLDLPGSDAMKEKELELALNLVEQLTESFDPAQYRDTFTDEIKHIIEQKAQGIDVTAMVSAKPEATDDDDLLKILQASLEKSKTSVDA; translated from the coding sequence ATGCCCAAAGCCAAGGATTCTGAAGAGAAAAGCAGCAAGGAAAAAGGCCAGAAAAAAGCCGCCGGTGGGGCCAGGGCGATTTGGTCCGGGGCGATCGCTTTTGGTTTGATCAATATCCCGATAAAACTGTTTTCCGCCACGCAGGAGTACCAAATTTCCTTCAATCAACTGCGCCGTGGTGACCTTTCGCGCATCAAGTACCTGCGCGTGGCTGCCAATGATGGCCAGGAAGTCCCCTATGAAGACATCATCAAAGGCTACGAGATCGAAGAAGATGTCTATGTAGTGATCGACGAAGAGGACATCAAGCAGGCCAGCCCGAAAAAAACGCAGTCCGTCGAGATCTTGACCTTTACTGACGAGGCTGAGATCGACAGTATTTACTTTGAGAAGCCGTATTACACCGCGCCAGACAAGACCTCGGCGCGTGCCTATGTCCTGCTGCGTGAGGCATTGAAGGCGTCCAAAAAAGTGGCAGTGTGCAAATTCATCTTACGCACCAAAGAGAATTTGGCGATCCTCAAGGCCGAGGGTGACGCGCTGATCCTCAACCAGATCCGCTTCCAGTCTGAGATCCGGGAGCGTGAACATCTGGACCTGCCCGGCTCGGATGCGATGAAAGAGAAGGAGCTGGAGCTGGCGCTGAACCTGGTGGAGCAGCTTACCGAGTCGTTTGACCCGGCCCAGTATCGGGACACCTTCACCGATGAGATCAAGCACATCATCGAGCAGAAGGCCCAGGGCATTGATGTGACGGCCATGGTCAGCGCCAAGCCGGAAGCCACGGATGACGATGACCTGCTCAAGATCCTGCAGGCCAGCCTGGAGAAGAGCAAGACCAGCGTAGACGCCTAA
- a CDS encoding ZIP family metal transporter, with translation METSVWSVFWVAMATAAACGLGALPFFFVHNFSRRWLGIFGGAASGLMLGASFSLIFEALPLSVPLLMLGSIAGLAGIHALNQRLKQDKSASLQALRKSAGVKTILILAAMTIHSFAEGIGMGVAYGGGEQLGLLIAVAIAIQNIPEGLAIALLMVPLGTSPLRAAWWAIVSSLPQPLMAVPAFLAVTLFKPVLPLGLGLAAGAMLWMVFAEVLPEALEDAPKEVVAVVVTLSVTAMIALQAVLG, from the coding sequence ATGGAAACTAGCGTTTGGTCGGTTTTTTGGGTAGCCATGGCCACCGCCGCCGCTTGCGGCTTGGGCGCGCTGCCCTTCTTCTTTGTCCACAACTTTTCCCGGCGCTGGCTGGGAATATTCGGGGGTGCAGCCAGCGGCCTGATGTTGGGAGCCTCCTTCAGCCTGATCTTTGAAGCCCTGCCGCTCTCTGTGCCGCTGCTAATGCTGGGCTCGATCGCCGGCCTGGCAGGCATACATGCCCTGAACCAACGCCTAAAGCAAGACAAGAGCGCATCACTGCAAGCTCTACGCAAATCAGCCGGCGTTAAAACCATCCTGATTTTGGCGGCCATGACCATCCATTCCTTCGCAGAAGGCATTGGCATGGGTGTGGCCTATGGCGGTGGGGAACAACTGGGGCTGCTGATCGCCGTTGCCATTGCCATTCAAAATATCCCGGAGGGTTTGGCGATCGCACTCCTGATGGTGCCGCTGGGCACTTCGCCTTTGCGGGCCGCCTGGTGGGCCATCGTCTCTTCTCTGCCCCAACCCCTCATGGCAGTGCCTGCCTTCCTGGCGGTGACCTTGTTTAAACCTGTGCTGCCCCTTGGGTTGGGGCTGGCGGCCGGCGCCATGCTGTGGATGGTCTTTGCCGAAGTATTGCCCGAGGCTCTGGAGGATGCCCCCAAAGAAGTCGTAGCCGTCGTCGTGACGCTGTCTGTCACGGCGATGATCGCCTTGCAAGCCGTCTTGGGCTGA
- a CDS encoding sigma-70 family RNA polymerase sigma factor, with the protein MAKKMIEAFEPEEILEEEDALERLLALGRKQGFVNIDNVLQIVPGEQRQSGQMEDIFEALLNAGIPLIEDDEAHEAIEAELDDEVEAASDEDEEEDAEPQGVVYYNSDDPLAEAETSDLVRMYFNEAASVPLLNAQEEVALAKAMELGNKASTQLAQPNLSAAKRAKLTKEVQEGWDARQHLIVANSRLVISIAKKNMNRGLPLIDLIQEGNIGLMRAAKKFDYRLGFKFSTYATWWIRQAITRAISNKGRTIRIPAHMGDKISKMMRSKNTLKQELKREPTLVEIADALDTTPQEVELITKAAYLPQSLETPIGSDEDSVLGELIEDETSPSPEESTAQALLQEDLARTLEDILPLREARIVRLRFGLDDGRVHSLSDVGRRLGVTRERVRQIEAQALRKLRDPRVRTRLKDYVS; encoded by the coding sequence ACCCGAAGAGATCTTGGAAGAGGAAGATGCTCTGGAACGCTTGCTGGCCCTGGGCCGCAAGCAGGGATTCGTGAATATCGACAATGTCTTGCAGATCGTGCCTGGCGAACAACGCCAGTCCGGCCAGATGGAAGACATCTTTGAAGCCTTGCTCAACGCCGGCATTCCTCTGATCGAGGACGATGAAGCCCACGAGGCGATTGAAGCCGAGCTCGACGATGAGGTCGAAGCCGCCAGCGACGAGGACGAGGAAGAAGACGCCGAGCCGCAAGGCGTGGTGTACTACAACAGCGATGACCCCCTGGCCGAAGCTGAGACCAGTGACTTGGTGCGCATGTACTTCAACGAAGCGGCCAGCGTCCCCTTGCTGAATGCGCAGGAAGAAGTCGCCTTGGCCAAAGCGATGGAGCTGGGCAACAAAGCCAGCACCCAACTGGCCCAGCCCAACCTCAGCGCAGCCAAGCGCGCCAAGCTGACCAAAGAAGTGCAGGAAGGCTGGGATGCCCGCCAACACCTCATCGTGGCCAACTCGCGCCTGGTGATCAGCATTGCCAAGAAGAACATGAACCGCGGCCTGCCGCTGATCGACCTGATCCAGGAAGGCAACATCGGCCTGATGCGCGCCGCCAAGAAGTTCGACTATCGCCTGGGCTTCAAGTTCAGCACCTACGCCACTTGGTGGATCCGCCAGGCCATCACCCGCGCCATCTCCAACAAGGGCCGCACCATCCGTATCCCCGCCCACATGGGCGACAAGATCTCCAAGATGATGCGCAGCAAGAACACGCTGAAGCAGGAACTGAAGCGCGAGCCCACCCTGGTGGAAATCGCCGATGCGCTGGACACCACCCCGCAAGAGGTGGAACTGATCACCAAGGCTGCTTACCTGCCTCAGTCGCTGGAAACACCGATTGGCAGCGATGAAGACTCTGTGCTGGGGGAGCTGATCGAGGACGAGACCTCCCCCTCGCCTGAGGAGAGCACGGCCCAGGCCCTGCTGCAAGAGGACTTGGCCCGCACGCTGGAAGACATCCTGCCCCTGCGTGAGGCGCGCATCGTGCGCCTGCGCTTCGGTTTGGACGACGGCCGGGTACACAGCCTGAGCGATGTAGGCCGCCGCCTGGGCGTGACGCGTGAGCGCGTGCGCCAGATCGAGGCCCAAGCGCTGCGCAAGTTGCGTGACCCGCGCGTGCGCACCCGCCTCAAGGACTACGTCAGCTAA